The Nitrospira sp. genome has a window encoding:
- the recR gene encoding recombination protein RecR, whose amino-acid sequence MAVDQQGLLARLIKELVRLPGIGHKSAQRLAFHLMKAERDDALRLADAIRAVKDGLSFCRQCRNIAEGDLCEFCLDPKRDRTKILVVEEPSTLYAVERAGAYRGLYHVLLGALSPLDGVGPGDIKAEELIDRVKLGGVQEVILATNPTIEGEATAIYLTRLLKPFGVRVSRIAYGIPVGMDIEYADEVTLLKSIEGRRDL is encoded by the coding sequence ATGGCCGTCGATCAACAAGGCTTGCTGGCAAGACTGATCAAGGAATTGGTCCGTCTTCCTGGAATCGGTCACAAAAGCGCACAACGGTTGGCTTTTCATCTGATGAAAGCTGAGCGGGATGATGCCTTGCGATTAGCAGATGCGATCCGAGCAGTGAAGGACGGGTTGTCGTTTTGTCGACAATGTCGAAACATTGCCGAGGGGGATTTATGCGAGTTTTGTCTGGACCCGAAACGCGATCGGACGAAGATTCTTGTCGTGGAAGAACCGAGTACCCTGTATGCCGTTGAACGGGCAGGTGCCTATCGTGGCCTCTATCACGTCCTATTGGGAGCGCTGTCTCCGCTCGACGGCGTTGGTCCTGGAGACATCAAGGCGGAGGAGCTGATCGACCGCGTGAAACTGGGTGGAGTTCAAGAAGTGATTCTCGCCACGAACCCCACCATAGAAGGAGAGGCCACTGCGATTTACCTCACACGATTGCTCAAGCCCTTCGGTGTGCGCGTTTCACGCATCGCCTATGGCATTCCGGTCGGTATGGATATTGAGTATGCGGACGAAGTAACGCTGCTGAAATCGATTGAAGGACGGCGAGATTTGTA